Proteins encoded by one window of Manihot esculenta cultivar AM560-2 chromosome 10, M.esculenta_v8, whole genome shotgun sequence:
- the LOC110624547 gene encoding linoleate 13S-lipoxygenase 2-1, chloroplastic encodes MLSSQIQNLNFTKTFRLLPPKPSIASRGKNCFPTFHKQRKCFPRNKTSLSLVASVSTGIDKPLLSETPYSEAVSVKATITVKITPRWFISSLGTLTQSADKILEIICKNLHLELVSSELDPKTGLEKDTIKSYNQTALGINNLIVVTLEANFNVPEGFGEIGAVLIENEHDREIFVDSVVLEGFPTGAVTISCNSWVQSKNDDPKKRIFFTTTSYLPVDTPNGLKRLREEELENLRGNGEGERQPFERIYDYDVYNDLGDPDTSDDLARPVLGGKEHPYPRRCRTGRPPTKTDPLSESRSDDIYVPRDEAFSWLKQASFGLNKLKALFRTIVPILGGLFGKEEFSSFTNIDLLFKEGTELPNSVKQFYDTDTLLPEIVRAFKKIKRLLKFDAPQLFDSDRFSWLKDEEFSRQTLAGLNPICIRLVREQEWPLKSELDPKIYGPPESLITKEIVEKEIGCSMTVEEALKKKRLFILDYHDLLLPYVAKVRELEGTTLYGSRTLFFLTDEGTLKPVAIELTRPQIGDKPQWKQVFTPVYDDSTAGWLWRLAKTHVVAHDSGIHQLISHWLRTHCCVEPYVIASNRQLSEMHPIYRLLRPHFRFTMEINAFARLQLINGGGTIEKTFSPGKYSMEISSVIYDKLWRFDEEALPADLIKRGMAVEDQSAEHGLKLTIKDYPFANDGLILWDAIKQWVTDYVNYYYPEANQITSDNELQAWWEEVRTKGHGDKKDELWWPVLNTQQDLIQVLSSIIWIASGHHAAVNFGQYGYAGYFPNRPTIARTNMPTEEPWKTEFKDFLKDPVRALLNCFPSKLQATTVMSVLDILSSHSPDEEYIGYTSEASWEANSTIKAAYEKFSKTVKELEATIDERNKDLKNKNRFGAGVVPYELLKPLSGPGVTGKGVPNSISI; translated from the exons atgttGAGCTCTCAGATTCAGAACCTAAATTTTACAAAAACCTTCCGTCTTTTACCACCAAAACCTTCTATTGCTAGCCGAGGAAAGAATTGCTTCCCTACTTTTCATAAGCAGCGGAAATGTTTCCCCCGTAACAAGACAAGCTTGAGTCTAGTTGCCAGTGTCAGTACCGGCATTGATAAGCCATTATTATCAGAAACACCTTATTCAGAAGCAGTTTCAGTTAAGGCAACTATTACTGTTAAAATAACACCTAGGTGGTTCATCTCTAGTCTTGGTACTTTGACACAATCTGCTGATAAGATATTAGAAATCATTTGTAAAAATTTGCATTTGGAGCTTGTTAGCTCAGAGCTTGATCCAA AAACTGGGCTGGAGAAGGATACAATCAAATCTTACAATCAAACTGCTCTTGGGATCAATAACCTTATTGTAGTGACGTTAGAGGCAAATTTCAATGTCCCAGAAGGGTTTGGTGAGATTGGAGCTGTATTGATAGAGAATGAACATGACAGGGAAATCTTTGTTGATAGCGTAGTTCTTGAAGGCTTTCCAACAGGGGCTGTTACTATTTCATGCAATTCTTGGGTTCAATCCAAAAATGATGACCCAAAGAAGAGGATATTCTTTACCACCACG tcATACTTACCTGTCGACACACCAAATGGATTGAAGAGACTAAGAGAGGAAGAGTTGGAAAATCTACGAGGAAATGGAGAAGGGGAGAGACAACCATTTGAGAGAATCTATGACTATGATGTATATAATGATCTTGGAGATCCAGATACCAGTGATGACCTTGCAAGACCTGTTCTTGGTGGCAAAGAGCATCCATATCCCAGGCGTTGCAGAACAGGACGTCCTCCTACCAAAACGG ACCCATTATCAGAATCAAGGAGCGATGATATATACGTGCCTAGAGATGAGGCCTTCTCATGGTTGAAGCAAGCATCATTTGgtttaaataaactaaaagctCTATTTAGAACAATAGTTCCCATATTAGGGGGTCTATTTGGAAAAGAGGAATTTTCAAGCTTCACTAATATAGACCTACTTTTTAAAGAAGGGACTGAACTGCCCAACAGTGTAAAACAGTTTTATGACACTGACACGCTATTACCAGAAATAGTGAGGGCTTTCAAGAAAATTAAAAGACTCCTGAAATTTGATGCTCCCCAGTTGTTTGATA GTGATCGATTTTCTTGGCTCAAGGACGAAGAATTTTCTCGTCAAACTCTCGCTGGTCTTAATCCAATTTGCATAAGATTAGTTAGA GAACAGGAATGGCCTCTGAAGAGTGAACTTGACCCTAAAATCTACGGCCCACCTGAATCTTTGATCACAAAAGAAATAGTAGAAAAAGAAATTGGATGCTCCATGACAGTAGAAGAG GCTTTAAAGAAGAAGAGGCTATTTATATTGGATTACCATGATTTACTCTTGCCGTATGTGGCCAAAGTGAGGGAGCTTGAGGGCACCACATTATATGGTTCCAGGACTCTCTTCTTCCTCACTGATGAAGGCACACTGAAGCCTGTAGCTATCGAACTCACTCGCCCACAGATCGGTGACAAGCCACAATGGAAGCAAGTGTTTACACCAGTATATGATGATTCCACTGCTGGTTGGCTATGGAGGTTGGCTAAAACACATGTCGTAGCTCATGACTCTGGCATCCACCAACTTATCTCTCACTG GTTGAGGACACACTGTTGTGTAGAGCCGTACGTAATTGCAAGTAATAGACAACTCAGTGAAATGCATCCAATATATAGACTTTTACGTCCCCATTTCCGATTTACAATGGAAATCAATGCTTTTGCTCGACTACAACTCATTAATGGAGGTGGAACCATAGAAAAAACTTTTTCTCCTGGCAAATACTCCATGGAGATCAGCTCTGTTATTTATGACAAGCTCTGGCGTTTTGATGAAGAAGCTTTGCCAGCTGACTTGATCAAAAG GGGAATGGCAGTGGAGGATCAATCAGCAGAGCATGGTCTCAAGCTAACTATCAAAGACTACCCATTTGCCAACGATGGTCTGATACTTTGGGATGCAATTAAGCAATGGGTTACTGATTATGTGAACTACTATTACCCAGAAGCAAACCAGATCACATCTGATAATGAACTTCAAGCATGGTGGGAAGAAGTTAGAACAAAAGGCCATGGAGACAAGAAGGACGAGCTATGGTGGCCTGTTCTGAATACCCAACAAGATCTAATCCAAGTTTTAAGCAGCATAATATGGATAGCTTCAGGTCATCATGCAGCTGTGAACTTTGGACAGTATGGGTATGCTGGATATTTTCCCAACAGGCCAACAATAGCTAGAACCAATATGCCAACAGAGGAACCATGGAAGACAGAGTTTAAAGATTTCTTGAAGGATCCAGTACGTGCATTGTTGAATTGCTTTCCTTCAAAGCTGCAAGCAACTACTGTGATGTCTGTTTTGGATATTTTATCGAGCCATTCACCTGATGAGGAATATATTGGATACACATCAGAAGCGTCATGGGAAGCAAATTCTACGATTAAGGCTGCATATGAAAAATTCAGCAAGACAGTGAAGGAGCTTGAAGCTACAATTGATGAGAGAAACAAAGATTTGAAGAATAAAAATAGATTTGGTGCTGGAGTTGTTCCTTATGAACTGTTGAAGCCGCTCTCTGGTCCTGGTGTCACAGGGAAGGGTGTCCCCAATAGTATTTCAATCTGA
- the LOC110624363 gene encoding lipoxygenase 7, chloroplastic-like — MLLRTHCCAEPYVIAANRQLSERHPIYRLLRLHFRFTMEINAFARQGLINAGGTMESTFSPGKYSLELSSVIYDKLWRLDEEALPADLIKRGMAVEDQSAEHSLKLAIKDYLLWIIESKYVNIGSKY; from the exons atgct gTTGAGGACACACTGCTGTGCAGAGCCATACGTAATTGCAGCAAATAGACAACTCAGTGAAAGGCATCCAATCTATAGACTTTTACGTCTCCATTTCCGATTCACAATGGAAATCAATGCTTTTGCTCGACAAGGACTTATCAATGCAGGGGGAACCATGGAAAGCACTTTTTCTCCTGGCAAATACTCCTTGGAGTTAAGCTCTGTTATTTATGACAAGCTCTGGCGTCTTGATGAAGAAGCTTTACCAGCTGACTTGATTAAAAG GGGAATGGCAGTCGAAGATCAATCAGCAGAGCATAGTCTGAAGCTAGCTATCAAAGACTACCTGTTATGGAtcatagaaagtaaatatgttaatatagggagtaaatattga